The bacterium sequence CACTGTTTGCCACAGGAATTGTCTTATTCATTATCATTATGATTTTAAATACCATTGCCAATTTTATGGCAAGACGGGAGGTATAAAAGGAATATTGGTAATTGGTAACTGGTTAAATGGTAATAAGTTAGCAATTACCAGTTACCAATTACCAATTACCAAACAGTGGGAGGGAGGCAAAGGGCATGAGAATCAAGCCGCTCTTTATAGAGCAGATTGTCAAGAAAACATTATTTTTAGGCACTGCCTTAACGGTCTTAATTTTATTATTCATTATCTTCTATGTGCTCAAGAATGGGCTGGCAGTAATAGATTTAGAATTTCTTTTAAGTTCACCAAAAGAACTCGGCAGAGCTGGAGGAATATTCCCCTGCATTATAGGAACAATCATCCTTCCCCTAGTAGCAATTCTCATTGCCACGCCGCTTGGTGTTGGCACTGCCATCTATTTAACAGAATACACAAGAGAGAGTCGGTTGACAAAAATAATTAGATTTGGCACTGAATGTCTGGCTGGAGTGCCATCTATTATCTTTGGTTTATTTGGATTTGTTCTTTTTGTTGTTTATCTTGGTTTTGGTTGGTCAATTCTCTCTGGAGGATTTACATTGGCTTTTATGATTCTGCCAACAATAATTCGCACTTCGGAGGAGGCAATTAAATCTGTGCCTTCTGCCTATCGTGAGGTAAGTTTTTCACTTGGCGGAACCAAATGGCAAAGTATTACCAGAGTTGTGCTTCCTCAAGCATTACCCGGAATAGTTACCGGCATAATCTTAGGTATAGGTAGAAGTATTGGCGAGACCGCCGCGGTAATATTTACGGCTGGTTCATCCCTACAAATCCCGGATTCTTTATTTGATTCAAGTAGAACGATGGCTGTCCATTTTTACATCTTGACCCGCGAAGGTATCTCTATGCAAAATGCCTACGGCACAGCCACTATCCTGATAATTGCTATTTTATTAATTAATCTCTTTGCCTACTGGTTGATGCACCGGTTTATGGCAAAGTTTTCCTGATAGGGTTTAACAATAGGGCTTCACGAAATTATAAAGTAAGTAATTGGTTAAATGGTAATTGGTAAGTAATTACCATTCACCAGTTACCAATTACCAAAAATATGGAGTGCAAAATTGGAAGATAAAATTATCGTTAAAGACCTTAACCTTTACTTTGGCTCATTTTGTGCTCTGAAATCTATTAATCTGAAGATTAGAGCGAATGAGATTTTAGCCATTATTGGGCCTGCAAAAT is a genomic window containing:
- the pstA gene encoding phosphate ABC transporter permease PstA — protein: MRIKPLFIEQIVKKTLFLGTALTVLILLFIIFYVLKNGLAVIDLEFLLSSPKELGRAGGIFPCIIGTIILPLVAILIATPLGVGTAIYLTEYTRESRLTKIIRFGTECLAGVPSIIFGLFGFVLFVVYLGFGWSILSGGFTLAFMILPTIIRTSEEAIKSVPSAYREVSFSLGGTKWQSITRVVLPQALPGIVTGIILGIGRSIGETAAVIFTAGSSLQIPDSLFDSSRTMAVHFYILTREGISMQNAYGTATILIIAILLINLFAYWLMHRFMAKFS